The genomic DNA AATTCCAGCCCACTTCCTAAACTGGACCCAGGACTATCTGGAAAAGCCATCTACTTTGACTGCAAAGCCGTTTCTGACTCCAAAACATTTGAACTTGAGGACGACTCGGCAGCGCAAGTGAAACAAAAGTCACAGTATAAAGGAAAGGAAAGGCAAAAAGGGGATGGTTTATCTGACGAAGAAGGCACAGAGAAGAAGTTAACTAAACGAGAACGTAAAGAGGTCGGTCGTGATATAACCTTCGTCTTGTTCTCACTGATTTACACTACCCAACCTCAGCTAAAGTTTTCAACTACGGGTCCCCAGTGGTTTGATCTTCCAGCCCCAAGCGATGCAGATAGACCTCGTCTAGCTCGGGAGCTTGAAGCGCTACGACTGAGAAATGCGCTAGACCCGAAACGATTTTATAGGAAGGATGCCGAAGGAAGTAAGCGTGAAATGCCAAAATACTTTGCGGTACGCTCGCATCTGCTGCACACCAGATTTGCGCATTTGTACTTATTTTCTACGCGGAATAGATTGGAAAAGTTGTCGACGCAGCAACTCCGTTCCGGGACGCCGATCATTCTCAAAACCTGACACGTGCAGAAAGAAAGCGAACAATTGTAGAGGAGCTCGTAGAGGATGCCGAGGCCAGGAGGCAAGTTTTTTTTTAGTCATTGGCCTTCTTAATTATTGGCTAAACCCCTGAATTGATAGGTATGCAAAAAAGAAGTTTGGAGACCTACAGTCAGTACGAGGCGAACGTGGCCGGGGTACGCTGGCTCGCAAATTCGCGAAAAGAAAGCCAAAATGGTGAAAATCACGCTCCGTTAATTGTAACTTATGCTAGGATGATTGTATAATAGAAAAGATGCATTCACTGGAGTCTACCAATCCTTTTCGCCGGCGGTACAGAATGTTTCCGATTTATGATCATGTGTGGTATCCTGTAAAGGTCCGATAATACATTGATTGTAGCTAAAGGATAAAACACTATAAAGATAGGCGACCATATCACGGGTCTATGCTCTAAAGCATCGCTCCAGAATGATAGGATCGGAAGCCTTCCGTTTGAGCTTTGCACGCGGGCATGAACAAATCTTGGATAATGCATAGTCATGAGTTTCGTCCGTTAGAATATTCAGTGCTTGCTCGGCTGCCATCGGCCTCGCAAGCTTGGAAGTTGCGGCTGTCACCCGTGAGATAGTACGACCATGAACGGTTGTTTCAACTGTATCATTGGTCGAAGCTCTACTGTTTGAACTTGAGCTTGACCTATTATAAGAAACCAAAACTTGAGCTGGATATATGCGAGTGGGTATGTTTTCTTACCTGAATATCGTGCTCCCTTGGGCTTCGCAGCCCTGTGACGCGACCCAGCGAACCAGCTCCGAAGTTGGGTCCCCCTGCATAACTGGCGTGACATATTCCATAATGTTGGCCATGACTCGATGGATGTGCTCAAATGTGAGTTCGAGATTAAAAGACGAATCGACATAAATCGCCCCAAAGATGGCCTCGAATACGTCACTAATGGCCTTGGGCGCATCAATCTTCCAGCAAATCTGAAGAATTTCTTCTAATGATATTTCTTCAACCTCCTGCGCAAAGCTAGCAACTGCTTTCTGGAGGTTTGCTGATGAAGTGAGGATGTGTTTATGAAGTTCGAGTCCCACAGCTAGCTTTCCGAACGTGGATGCGTTTACAAGTCGGCTACGTGCCCAAGACATTTGCCCTGGTGTCATCTTGGGGAATTTCAGGTACATGAACTTGACCACATAAAGATCGAAAAGCGCTACAAAAAACCTGAGATTTTTCTCTTAAATTAAGAGCACAGAAGACTCACAATCTCCAAGGAACTCTAGACGATTATATGAGGGCCCCTGTGATAGATCGTAGGCTGTATGCGTGAATGCTTCGGCAACAAGGGAAGCGTTCTTAAACTTGTATCCAAGTTTCTCCTCTACAGGAGCAAAGAGCATAGTTATCTCGCTTTTTCTCGCAAAAACGTCTACTTCTCGGCGCAAATGCCATGGTGTTGTTCCGCCAAGAGGAAGCCCTAGCGCCTCCCCTACCTCGAGGGCGGCTTCGACACCACGGCTAAGGTAGGTTGCACCGAGTGTTGACTCTGTGCAATCAGCAAGACTCTGGAGGATATATTAACGATGCCCCCCACCCCGCAGCATGCTAAATATTTACGTGCCTTGGTATGGAAAGAAGTTTTCTCAAACTCTCCTTTGCTGTCGTTTTCCTTCTGTTCGTTAGAATCGTCCTTCTGTTCGTTGGAATCATCTTGTTCACCAGAATCGTCCTGTGTTTCGCTGATGGTTGAAGATGCTGGAGGGCTCCATGTTCTACGCGTCGGCATCGAACCAGTAATGAGGAATCGAGATAACGGAGACTGCCTGCCtactctcatgagattagcGTTTGAAACTACGCTATCCTTCATGGCGGATAATTGTCCCTCGTGATGACCTTGGTACTTTATGAAAAGATGAGTGCACATAGATACTTTGAGAACGGAGTCTCCGATGGTTTCTAAGCGCTGGTAGTCGAAGCCGGCTTGAACGGAAGGGAGTGTCAGAGCTTCGAGTAAGAGTTCTAACGGTACGCCATTTGTTCGTAGGATTTCTTTGGCCGAGTCGATCCGGAATAGTACCGTCATTTGCCCCAAGAGGTTGGGGAGGTGAGTTACGATTCTTACAATATCGGCTGGAATTGGAGATATTCGGGCCATATGAGATGGGGTGACGATCTGAGATGGCTTTGCGGTCGGTTGTTCGCTACCTGTAATCTTGACTAGGCCATATAAGCCATTATGAGATTGTAATTGCGCCTTGGATATGGAGACAAGTTCAAGCCAATGATCGCCTTCGGGTATATCTAAAGCAAGCCCCCTTTTAACTGTGCCCGTAGCAGCCTCCCAGTAGGATCGGTACGTTTCATGAGCATTTTCTCGGCACTTGGTGCCATCTTCGAGTGAGATTGGACAAGAGGACAGGTCAACACCCGTCTTGATTCCCAAAAACTCGTAGAGGGTGGAGCCGAGTCGGTGGGCTTCCATGACAAGACTACCTACAAGCTCTGGGTTCAGCCACTCTTCCTTGGAAAGCTTCACAGCGTGGGTGGCTAGATTTGACATCCTATCATAGTCAGGGAGTCCTTCTGGACCAATCAACGGAGCAATCAAGCAAGTGGAACGGGGAGGAAGCTTTCGGGCAGTAATAGCCCAGAAGATTGCGCAATTACTGTAGCGTTGCATTGCTTCGAGCCGGGCCAGTTTATCCTCCTCAGAAGCAAATTCGAGAAGGCAGCCACGGTGTATCTTTATTTTGACAAAAGAATCTCCCTTGTGAATGGTGAGCTCGCGCTCGGGCTGGTTGTTCCCCGTAACTAAAGCAACAAGGGTCGGGGATCCATCGAGCGATATTGGGTTCATCCAAACGGGAGAGCCAGAGTGCCATACATCGCCCCAGGGCGTAATCGTATCGAAAAGTTCGCCCTCCCTTCGAAGAGTGCCGTCCAGGCGTTGGGATAGGTCATCGGCTTTTGAGCTCCTTTTcttaaaaggcaatagataATCGTCGAATATCTCGAGCTTGTGTAGTTTTTGGACAAAAAGAAAGGCAGCTGCACGTCGAGCGCCATCTCGTGTTTTTTTAAGGGGACCATGTATGGGCCCAGAAAGTGCAGGGTTGAGAATGCACGGAGGAGCGGAGATTTTGCACATGTATTTACCAGTAATATGAAACTCTGGTGCTGGAGGCTTGGTAAATCGGTCGACCTCGAGCTGGGAGCACCACAAATGCAAGAGGCCGATGGCGGTCGAAGGAGTAACAACTGCGCCAGTGGATTTGACGACATAGCGTTCGTTATCAacgtcctcttcttcttcaacGTCCATTTCACCATCTTGTTGCGCCTCTTCTTCACTAATACGCTGGTATATGCGCCGTAGATGAGGTTCAGCCCCTCGAAACCCACGGTATCGTTTAGCGCCCTCTGGATCCGTTAACACGACATAAGCAGAATCGTGTTTGCGAGCCCGTCCCCGGCTCTGAAGGTATCCTACCATGGTCTGCGGAGCATCGAGACGTACCACGAGTTTGCAGGCCTGGAAATCGAGACCTTCCTCAGCAACTGATGTTGCAATAACGAGATTGATGCTGCCCGAGCGGAAATTGCGAACAGTAGACCGTTGTGCTGCATGAGCCATACCACTTCCCTCGAAACCTGCCCTGCTTCCATCGCCGTGACCTACAAGAGCAGCTGCTTTGACCCAGTCTCGCAACTCTGGAACAAGGGGCAACAGCCAGGCGAGTGCAGATGCAACCTGGCGTTGCTCGACGAAGATTAAAGCACTGAAATCATCAGCCCGATTGGCCTCGAGGATGGAGATTAGAATCTTCAACTTGGGCGTGAGCCAAGACATCATCTGCGATTTGTCAAGTCCTCTTGCTCGCTCTTGGATCGTAGCCAGATGTTCGTTGTATGCGTTGTCCAAATCCGACCAGGTCTGGCCAGCCACTGGGCTTGAATCCCCACCAGTCTCGGGGGCCAATGAACTCGCTCTCGAGAAGTAGGCGCCTAATTCGGACGATCCGACAGTACTCTTTTCGATGGCTCGCCGAATAAAAAGAAGCACGAAATAATCGGCGGCTAGAGGTCCCAGCTCATTGAGTGCATGTTTGTATCGCGAAGTTAGATCTTTAAGGTCGTCGGGATCGGGGAATAGCAGGTTCTCAAACTCGGATACTACGGACCACATGGTAGGCCTTGGGTAATCAGAGTAGTCCGAACTAGGAGGAGGACACTCCATAACAAACTCTTGGGGCTTGGGTGCATTCAACGCCAATTCAAGAACATTGTCCTTCACAGCCAGAACTTTGGCATCCATAGTTTCTTGGAGTTGCCTAAGTGTATCTTCAGTGAGGCGAACATACAACCAAATTATCTGACTCACGCGAGCGATTGTGCAGGGTTGCGAATATTGAATATCGGACTCGCAGTCATTCCAAATATGCGCGGCCGTTCGCTGACCGGACAATGGTGGTAGTGTGTTCTCATGATTTGTGCGTAAACATGATTCTTGTTGCAGTGGTGAGCCTCATCAAAGACCAAGAGTAATACCTAGTCCATCCTGATTAGTATAGATACCAAGAAGATTTAAGATAGTCTGACCTTATCGATACTCCAATGCGCATGGTTTAGCAAGTCGTGAAATACCTGAGCTGTCATAACCATAACGTCTGATTCCGCAAAGGCCTTGGCCCAGCGTTCTCGATCCCAATAGTCGACCCCCATTGCCCCATAGAATTTCTGACCGTCTGCATAAGCGCCAGCAAGCAGAAGAAATACTGGACGTACATTCACGTGTAGCGGTAACTGGGATTCTAGGAAGTCTCCCTGTTGCTCCGCCAAGGGGACAGAAGCTACGAGAAATACTGCGACCTGACATTCGTACAAATATTAATACCATATTTTATTATTTATTAACCATGTGGCTGGGTACACTTGCCTTTTTTGGATTAGAGTCTGCTGGCCGTAGTGACATGATGTGTTTGAGCAGCATAACTGCGATTTGGGTTTTCCCACTTCCGGTGTCCATCGCGCAAATCTTGAAAACAATGAATTTAGGAAAGGGCCAGATTCATTCCATAATAGGAGAGGGACACACCACATTTTCGTTGACAGCTCGTTGGAAGATCTCTTGCTGATATAAACGGGGTATTAACCTTCCTGTGGCCTCTGCAACAGCCACCTGTGTGATCGCAGAATCGGCCATTATTTGGAGCAAATCAGGCAAGAGGTGTGGTGGCTAGGTGGGAGGGTTTCTAGGCGAGCCACTtggtctttgattattcggATCTGGCGGAAGCTACAGGGCCTGCTCCAAGTTGCATCCGACTGTGCCGATATCAATTGAACAGGATACTATGCACACTGCCAGTCAGAGCAAAAGGCCCACGTATTGTTAATTTAACATCAGAGGGGGACTGATTGACGCTGGATGATAGCTGGATCGGATGGCGGCCACATGTGTCCGTGATTAGAAACTCAAGAAATAGACGAAAATAGCATATGCCCTCATGATACTTTCGACGAGGTTCACTGGCACAAACTGCCCTTGTTGTGGTCGAAAGAAAGAACCATGATGTGGCGGAGCCTGAAAGTGGCATCATCCAGTCTAACCATTGCAGGGTTTTATGTATAGCTATATTCGGGTATCAGACGCTACGTATTTACAATTTACGTGGATCAAAAGAAATGACTGGTTTATGAGGCTAAAAACGACGAGAAACAGACGACCAAGTCGCTGCATCGAAATCAGAATCCAACTCGAAATCTGAACCTTCGTGGTCGGATGTGAGTGTTCCGTCCATCTGTATGAAAGAGCGGAAATAAGGATCGTTATCAGAAAGCATGGCTTCGGTAAACGGTGTCGATGGGCGAGTAAGCTCAGGGGATGTGGTCGAAGATAGTTCATAATCAAAGTGATCGTGGTAGCTGGCAGAGAAATCGAGTGTAGGGAGGACTAGAGTAACTTCGGTTCCCTCAGCATCTGGGCTCGCAATCGTCTCGCGCAGCGTGTTCCATTCATCCTCTACTTGGGCAGCATCACGCTCCACGGGAAGGTTGGCGCGCTCCTCGATAGTACACCAGCCTTCCCCAGCATGGCCAAGTACTTGCTTCACATCAGCAGCTGACCATCCATCGAACCGAACTTGAATAACGTCCGCAGCCCCAGAGCCAGTATCGTAGACGGCTGTAGATGCTCCTCGTTTCCATACATCGGCTCGTGTAAGGCGGTCGAACAGGGTGTCTACACGGATCCGGTGTGATTGGTACGATGACATGGTCGGGACAAACGACGCCAAGTCAAGAGGAGATGCATCTTCATGGGGCTCGGGGAGAGGAGAGCGGGTGGTAGAGGGTTGAAGGGGGACATTAAGGACTGTGACTACGCTAGAAGCGGCGATAGGGAAGTAGTGAGCGAGGTCGGCCTCGATGTCGGACAAGACGCTCGCTGGCTCGGGGACTATAGCCGCGGGCTTGGTTGCCTTTGGGCGAGCTACGTGCGGCTTCTTTTTGTTGGAAGGACGCCCGGCAACAAGACCCGCTTTAGACTTGCGTACACGAGGATCAAGATTGAGCTCTGTGGTGGAGCGAAGAGCAATCGGGACGTTTTCTACCAAATGTTGGAAGACAGGTCGAGAAGAAAAGCTGCAAAGCACATTAGGCTAATATAAAAGACGAGAACTCGTATTCTACTCACTTCCTGGCACTTCCCAGCCCCACTTGGGTAACGCCACAAGGTGGTGCTGCAACCTTTGGAAGACGCGGAGCTGCGAGGGGCCTGTTGATCGCAAGTCGCGCTGGAAGCGATAGACGCTGAGTGATGCTGGGATTGTGGGCCGTATGGAACGATCGCGAGTGTTCGGCAAATCTTCCCGTGGCTGGAGCTTCAAATGTGGCAATGAAACGGTTGGGCAAGTTGCGGATAGCATCTAGAACGTGGTTTTTGCCTGCTGATTGTGTTTTCAAACGAAGTCCACGCGCTGCTCCTCCAGGGGTGGGAAATTTTGGCCCTATATGCCAAAACGGTTAGATATGCTGTATATATGATTCCCTGATGATTCTACTCACCAAGGAGCAGGCGAGACATGGCATGTAAGCCTCGGAAGGCCAGCATGTCAGTCAACAGCTCAAAGGGTGCGTTGAAGTATCAGTCTATTCCAGTGGAAGAGTGGGGGTGAAGTGGGAGAGGCAGCAAATCTCGTGGAGCCATTTCAGGCTTATATTGGGGAGCTCCAAGACAGCTCCAAAAGACCGTGGCGGTGTCGTCGGCTCGGACGCGTCACTGGTTGCCGATCACTTGCGCAAGCGAGACCACCGGATTCTAGCGGCGGGCGCTTATAAATGAATCATCTGATCTGGACTCCCTTTTAAATTGCTATATCAGTTATCCACCGATACATGGCGGTACCGGAAACACAACAAGGGTGGAGAGTGGTCAGGCAAGGCCTACCAAGTAAAGCCCTTGCTTTTCAGACATTCCCTGTCCCAAAGATTCGAGATGGAGAAGTTCTTGTAAAGATCGAAGTGAGTGGTTATGTTACGTCATCCCGAGGACCTATTCATGTAACATCTCAATAATCTAGGCAGCGGCGTTGAATCCT from Rhizoctonia solani chromosome 16, complete sequence includes the following:
- a CDS encoding rRNA-processing protein Fcf2, which produces MSRAASPTPSTSSEASLSEESQKKILEEILEKAVKACTVNTATDEANEEDVLTLTGDDDLPPLPKLDPGLSGKAIYFDCKAVSDSKTFELEDDSAAQVKQKSQYKGKERQKGDGLSDEEGTEKKLTKRERKELKFSTTGPQWFDLPAPSDADRPRLARELEALRLRNALDPKRFYRKDAEGSKREMPKYFAIGKVVDAATPFRDADHSQNLTRAERKRTIVEELVEDAEARRQVCKKEVWRPTVSTRRTWPGYAGSQIREKKAKMVKITLR
- a CDS encoding endoribonuclease Dicer — its product is MADSAITQVAVAEATGRLIPRLYQQEIFQRAVNENVICAMDTGSGKTQIAVMLLKHIMSLRPADSNPKKASVAVFLVASVPLAEQQGDFLESQLPLHVNKFYGAMGVDYWDRERWAKAFAESDVMVMTAQVFHDLLNHAHWSIDKVLLLVFDEAHHCNKNHVYAQIMRTHYHHCPVSERPRIFGMTASPIFNIRNPAQSLAQLQETMDAKVLAVKDNVLELALNAPKPQEFVMECPPPSSDYSDYPRPTMWSVVSEFENLLFPDPDDLKDLTSRYKHALNELGPLAADYFVLLFIRRAIEKSTVGSSELGAYFSRASSLAPETGGDSSPVAGQTWSDLDNAYNEHLATIQERARGLDKSQMMSWLTPKLKILISILEANRADDFSALIFVEQRQVASALAWLLPLVPELRDWVKAAALVGHGDGSRAGFEGSGMAHAAQRSTVRNFRSGSINLVIATSVAEEGLDFQACKLVVRLDAPQTMVGYLQSRGRARKHDSAYVVLTDPEGAKRYRGFRGAEPHLRRIYQRISEEEAQQDGEMDVEEEEDVDNERYVVKSTGAVVTPSTAIGLLHLWCSQLEVDRFTKPPAPEFHITGKYMCKISAPPCILNPALSGPIHGPLKKTRDGARRAAAFLFVQKLHKLEIFDDYLLPFKKRSSKADDLSQRLDGTLRREGELFDTITPWGDVWHSGSPVWMNPISLDGSPTLVALVTGNNQPERELTIHKGDSFVKIKIHRGCLLEFASEEDKLARLEAMQRYSNCAIFWAITARKLPPRSTCLIAPLIGPEGLPDYDRMSNLATHAVKLSKEEWLNPELVGSLVMEAHRLGSTLYEFLGIKTGVDLSSCPISLEDGTKCRENAHETYRSYWEAATGTVKRGLALDIPEGDHWLELVSISKAQLQSHNGLYGLVKITGSEQPTAKPSQIVTPSHMARISPIPADIVRIVTHLPNLLGQMTVLFRIDSAKEILRTNGVPLELLLEALTLPSVQAGFDYQRLETIGDSVLKVSMCTHLFIKYQGHHEGQLSAMKDSVVSNANLMRVGRQSPLSRFLITGSMPTRRTWSPPASSTISETQDDSGEQDDSNEQKDDSNEQKENDSKGEFEKTSFHTKAQSTLGATYLSRGVEAALEVGEALGLPLGGTTPWHLRREVDVFARKSEITMLFAPVEEKLGYKFKNASLVAEAFTHTAYDLSQGPSYNRLEFLGDSLFDLYVVKFMYLKFPKMTPGQMSWARSRLVNASTFGKLAVGLELHKHILTSSANLQKAVASFAQEVEEISLEEILQICWKIDAPKAISDVFEAIFGAIYVDSSFNLELTFEHIHRVMANIMEYVTPVMQGDPTSELVRWVASQGCEAQGSTIFRSSSSSNSRASTNDTVETTVHGRTISRVTAATSKLARPMAAEQALNILTDETHDYALSKICSCPRAKLKRKASDPIILERCFRA